The Gouania willdenowi chromosome 20, fGouWil2.1, whole genome shotgun sequence genome window below encodes:
- the ppp1r3g gene encoding protein phosphatase 1 regulatory subunit 3G — translation MSRSEPRDMENGLEEDEEEEDEEEDLNAEADASRLERFLKDRRRAQSLPALLHPGPGCQERKKSVKFADSMGLTLAEIKHFSTLEEPQIPTKVLHRHRSFPPQDLTLDPDPDQLVPIFPEPWDAEHRAQRLRVCLERITVTRFDVRGQIRVLDRSPVKEVGVRYTFNEWLSHVDAQALPGVADQPDLLGERFVFTVHTPPCTDPNEAVHFAVYLRGHEGEFWDNNNGQNYTLRYRCSGNAFHPV, via the coding sequence ATGTCCCGCTCTGAGCCTCGAGACATGGAGAACGGCctggaggaggatgaggaggaggaggatgaggaggaagaccTGAACGCAGAGGCGGACGCGTCTCGGCTGGAGCGGTTCCTGAAGGACCGGCGGAGGGCGCAGTCCCTGCCCGCCCTGCTGCACCCCGGGCCGGGCTGTCAGGAGAGGAAGAAGTCGGTGAAGTTCGCGGACTCGATGGGTCTGACTCTGGCTGAAATCAAACACTTCAGCACCCTGGAGGAGCCGCAGATACCCACCAAGGTCCTGCACCGGCACCGGAGCTTCCCTCCACAGGACCTGACCCTGGACCCGGACCCGGACCAGCTGGTTCCGATCTTCCCGGAGCCGTGGGACGCGGAGCACCGAGCGCAGCGGCTCCGGGTCTGCCTGGAGCGGATCACCGTCACCCGGTTCGACGTCCGCGGGCAGATCCGAGTCCTGGACCGAAGCCCGGTGAAGGAGGTCGGTGTGAGGTACACCTTCAACGAGTGGCTGTCCCACGTAGACGCGCAGGCTCTGCCCGGGGTCGCGGACCAGCCTGACCTCCTGGGAGAGCGCTTCGTGTTCACCGTGCACACGCCGCCGTGCACGGACCCCAACGAGGCGGTGCACTTCGCCGTTTACCTCCGAGGCCACGAGGGCGAGTTCTGGGACAACAACAACGGACAGAACTACACCCTCCGGTACCGGTGCTCAGGGAACGCCTTCCACCCCGTCTGA